A DNA window from Candidatus Hydrogenedentota bacterium contains the following coding sequences:
- a CDS encoding Gfo/Idh/MocA family oxidoreductase codes for MAGFPIGRRTFLAAAGAGLLLSPSARGANERIAVGVIGAGGRGSSLMDEIVKLRESHQVEIAAVCDVWRVNLETAAAKIEGWFGKAPFRTTRFAELLARDDIDAVVIATPDFGHTPIMLEALKANKDVYVEKPMSIDPDDANMALDLARERERVVQVGTQRRSEGRWKTARAFLSEGKLGHVSRISSSVCFNHARWARDVSNVKEEDVDWEAYLFNRPMVPFDPNLLRRWQLYRMCTNGLSGLWMCHLVDVMNNVTGADYPNSAVAHGGIYVWKDGREHTDVFHALLDYPQGFLFDWSMCLTNSAGNRYMVYGRYGTMDLEALRYSGEGGEEGKQIETGELTPEPNQDHMANWIDCLRSRQRPNADIEFGHQHSMATIMAAEALDKGMRMRYDREARRIYAG; via the coding sequence ATGGCAGGATTTCCGATAGGACGCAGGACCTTTCTGGCCGCGGCGGGCGCGGGATTGCTCTTGAGCCCGTCCGCGCGGGGCGCAAACGAACGCATTGCCGTGGGCGTCATCGGCGCCGGCGGCCGCGGCTCATCCCTCATGGACGAAATCGTCAAGCTGCGGGAAAGTCATCAGGTCGAGATCGCCGCGGTATGCGACGTCTGGCGCGTAAACCTCGAGACCGCCGCTGCCAAGATCGAAGGCTGGTTCGGGAAAGCCCCATTCCGGACCACGCGTTTTGCCGAACTCCTCGCGCGAGACGATATCGACGCAGTCGTCATCGCGACACCCGATTTCGGGCACACGCCCATTATGCTCGAGGCGCTCAAAGCAAATAAGGACGTTTACGTCGAGAAGCCGATGAGCATCGACCCTGACGATGCGAACATGGCCCTTGACCTCGCTCGTGAACGCGAGCGCGTGGTGCAGGTAGGCACTCAGCGCCGGAGTGAGGGACGCTGGAAGACAGCGCGCGCGTTCTTGTCCGAAGGGAAGCTGGGTCATGTGAGCCGCATTTCGTCTTCGGTGTGTTTCAATCATGCCCGCTGGGCTCGTGACGTCAGCAATGTCAAAGAAGAAGACGTCGATTGGGAGGCTTACCTGTTCAACCGGCCCATGGTGCCGTTCGATCCCAATCTTCTTCGCCGCTGGCAGCTGTACCGGATGTGCACGAACGGCCTGTCCGGCCTGTGGATGTGTCATCTGGTCGACGTCATGAATAACGTCACCGGCGCCGATTATCCCAACAGCGCCGTCGCTCACGGCGGGATTTACGTCTGGAAAGACGGGCGCGAACATACCGACGTGTTCCACGCGTTGTTGGATTACCCGCAGGGTTTCCTGTTCGATTGGAGCATGTGCCTCACCAACAGCGCCGGCAACCGTTATATGGTCTACGGACGGTATGGCACGATGGATCTCGAAGCGCTCCGGTACTCGGGAGAGGGCGGCGAAGAAGGCAAACAAATCGAGACAGGCGAGCTGACCCCCGAACCCAATCAGGACCATATGGCCAATTGGATTGACTGCTTGCGCAGCCGGCAACGGCCCAATGCGGATATCGAATTCGGCCATCAGCATTCCATGGCCACGATCATGGCCGCGGAAGCCCTCGACAAGGGCATGCGCATGCGGTACGACCGCGAAGCACGCCGCATCTACGCAGGATAA
- a CDS encoding patatin-like phospholipase family protein — MKRMRHLDRPMALACALGVVLMLCGCVSTPSARNQRLDHFDPSYGYRMKNFGPSGANSDSLVVVLTFSGGGTRAAALAYGVLEVLRDTRITWGGAERSLLDEVDVISSVSGGSLPAAYYGLFGDRIFEDFPEKVLYKNIQGNLIKQLLFPRTNFRLLSPFFTRTDIMAMRFGREFFEEKTFADLCAAGRRPFLIINATDIAPGTRFEFTQDQFDHLYSDLGSFPIGYAVAASAAFPGAFPPLTLRNYERGADYGLPEWERAALAAEEPDSWTYDHARSLAHYGQRGRPFIHLTDGGVADNLGLLPVIQVLRQSLGNDSDIPAGYFKGVEKFLIITVNAETSVDRGWDAKESPLGFIKTLLAAGTTPLSNFTRAEVEYIRLLLRSYELQGLLDCGGTDANGNKPSGPDCRFVEVSFAGIENPDERQVLDSLHTSFKLEREQVDLLRAAAAQVLAGHKGFQEFVSELQTAGKP; from the coding sequence ATGAAAAGAATGCGTCATCTCGACCGCCCCATGGCACTCGCGTGCGCGCTTGGGGTAGTCCTCATGCTCTGCGGCTGCGTCAGCACGCCGAGTGCGCGCAACCAGCGCCTGGATCATTTTGACCCGTCGTACGGATACCGAATGAAGAACTTCGGACCGAGCGGCGCCAACAGCGACTCGCTCGTGGTCGTGTTGACGTTTTCGGGGGGCGGCACGCGGGCCGCGGCCTTGGCCTACGGCGTGCTCGAGGTCCTGCGCGACACCCGGATCACGTGGGGAGGAGCCGAACGTTCACTGCTCGACGAGGTGGACGTCATCTCGTCGGTGTCCGGCGGCAGCCTTCCTGCGGCATACTACGGCCTGTTCGGCGACCGCATCTTCGAGGACTTCCCTGAGAAGGTTCTGTACAAGAACATCCAGGGCAATCTGATCAAGCAGCTCCTGTTTCCACGCACGAATTTCCGCCTGTTGTCCCCGTTTTTTACCCGCACCGACATTATGGCCATGCGATTCGGCCGCGAGTTCTTCGAAGAAAAGACGTTTGCCGATCTGTGCGCCGCGGGACGGCGTCCGTTCCTGATCATCAACGCTACGGACATTGCGCCGGGCACGCGGTTCGAATTCACTCAGGACCAGTTCGATCACCTGTATTCCGATCTCGGTTCTTTCCCGATAGGCTATGCGGTGGCGGCTTCGGCGGCATTTCCGGGCGCGTTTCCTCCGCTGACGTTGCGGAATTATGAGCGTGGCGCAGACTATGGACTGCCGGAATGGGAGAGAGCTGCTCTGGCCGCCGAGGAGCCCGACAGCTGGACCTACGACCATGCGCGCAGCCTGGCGCACTACGGCCAGCGGGGTCGGCCCTTCATCCATCTCACGGATGGCGGCGTGGCCGACAACCTGGGGTTGTTGCCGGTCATCCAGGTGCTGCGCCAATCGCTTGGGAACGATTCGGACATACCCGCGGGCTATTTCAAGGGCGTCGAGAAGTTTCTGATTATTACCGTGAACGCGGAGACGAGCGTTGACCGCGGTTGGGATGCGAAGGAGTCGCCCTTGGGATTCATCAAGACGCTCCTCGCGGCAGGCACAACGCCCTTGTCCAATTTCACACGGGCCGAGGTCGAGTATATTCGCCTGCTTCTCCGAAGCTATGAACTTCAGGGTCTGCTGGATTGCGGCGGTACGGACGCGAACGGAAACAAGCCTTCCGGACCGGACTGCCGTTTCGTCGAAGTGAGCTTCGCGGGCATCGAAAATCCGGACGAACGCCAGGTCCTCGACAGTCTTCACACCAGTTTCAAACTCGAACGCGAACAGGTCGACCTGCTGCGTGCGGCCGCCGCGCAGGTTCTCGCCGGTCACAAGGGCTTCCAGGAGTTCGTTTCAGAGCTGCAAACAGCGGGTAAGCCATAG
- a CDS encoding BNR-4 repeat-containing protein, protein MPKFSGRRVNTTPTAFRGVWYGCGRQNTLPGHEFVYAGGKATYSAWHRPMAVYARAANRTFFVYGDAENRPAIGVFDHAASAFAEPLALGTNPDANAHRNPTLLIDEDGFLYVFYGYAGGKQPIQVLRSLYPYDISAWTHMTALTDGNGSYASPWELRPGELIVPHRQPAGWCFKKTRDQAVTWSDTVQLATFSSYEGTSTVYGLTTGETGSYPRGLHFAWSRLGGGSPEAIQTKHLWARRYNVYYACSHDGGDTWQRSDGSPYELPITEDAAERLYDSGEHGIWIKDMAVAPGVGTLILFLDADADTYRSEWKIARRTGAGWETVNLTSSDHMYDAGAFCVLSSGDIRLYGPSEPAQHGCDGGNIEEWRSVDGGKTWNKSRTLTHGAQRSHNHVKTVLNHEQSDGKFRVMWSCGDGQSPPSDTQVTMYYFGDGMDAPRQIEAS, encoded by the coding sequence ATGCCGAAATTTTCGGGGCGGCGCGTCAATACCACGCCGACGGCCTTCCGCGGCGTGTGGTACGGGTGCGGTCGTCAGAACACGCTGCCGGGGCACGAGTTTGTGTATGCCGGGGGCAAGGCCACGTATTCGGCGTGGCACCGGCCCATGGCCGTGTACGCGCGCGCGGCGAACCGGACCTTCTTTGTGTATGGAGATGCGGAGAACCGCCCCGCGATCGGCGTATTCGATCATGCGGCCTCCGCGTTTGCAGAGCCCCTGGCCCTCGGCACAAACCCCGACGCCAACGCCCATCGCAACCCCACCCTTCTTATAGACGAGGACGGATTCCTCTACGTGTTCTACGGGTACGCCGGCGGCAAGCAGCCTATCCAAGTGCTGCGGTCCCTCTATCCGTATGACATCTCGGCGTGGACCCACATGACCGCCCTTACCGATGGCAACGGCTCGTATGCCAGCCCGTGGGAACTCCGGCCGGGCGAGCTCATTGTGCCTCACCGGCAACCTGCGGGCTGGTGTTTCAAGAAGACGCGCGACCAGGCCGTCACCTGGAGCGACACCGTACAACTGGCAACGTTCAGCAGCTACGAAGGCACGTCAACCGTCTACGGGTTGACCACTGGCGAGACCGGTTCCTATCCGCGTGGCCTTCACTTCGCCTGGTCGCGTCTGGGGGGAGGTTCTCCCGAGGCTATTCAAACCAAGCATCTGTGGGCCCGCCGGTACAACGTCTACTACGCGTGCTCACACGATGGCGGCGACACATGGCAACGGAGCGACGGTTCGCCGTACGAACTCCCTATCACCGAAGATGCCGCTGAAAGACTCTACGATTCCGGCGAGCACGGCATATGGATCAAAGACATGGCCGTCGCTCCGGGCGTGGGGACGCTCATCCTCTTTCTCGACGCCGACGCCGATACCTACCGCAGCGAGTGGAAGATCGCACGGAGGACCGGCGCCGGCTGGGAAACTGTTAATCTGACATCCAGCGACCACATGTACGACGCCGGCGCGTTTTGCGTGCTCAGTAGCGGCGACATCCGCCTGTACGGCCCATCCGAGCCCGCGCAACACGGCTGTGACGGCGGCAACATCGAGGAATGGCGCTCCGTCGATGGCGGAAAGACCTGGAACAAATCGCGCACCCTCACCCACGGCGCCCAGCGCTCCCACAACCACGTCAAGACGGTCCTCAATCACGAGCAGAGCGACGGCAAGTTCCGCGTGATGTGGTCCTGCGGCGATGGCCAATCCCCTCCCAGCGACACCCAAGTCACCATGTACTACTTCGGCGACGGGATGGACGCCCCCCGTCAGATCGAGGCGTCGTAG